The genomic region ATATCTTTTTTGATGCCCGTATCAATATTTGGCAAGGTTTACACTACTTAGAAGCTGGGGCTATTCTCACACAGAATTTAAATATTGATTTTACCGTAAATGGTGGTTTTGATTATTCCCAGGAGATAGACCTTGTTCAGCATTATTTCACTCCCATAACCTTTTTTGCCGGAGTAATACCAATTGTGATCGTTCCAAAAGCAGTTATAGTTCTTGAGATTGGTGCAAATGGTGATGCTGCAGTTACAGTTAATGTTAATACTACAGGTTCATATATTAAAGCAGGAGCTAAATACATTAAACCTCATGTTCCAGAACCAATCTTTGAACCTCAATTAGTTTTTGATCAAACAACTCATCCCAATTTGGGAACATCACTCAATATTTTCTGTGGCTCCGGTCCCCGCTTTGAAATGAATCTTTATGGTGTTGCTGGGCCTAACGTTAAAGCTCTTGGCTTCATAGAATTAGAAGCTGACACTACAGCAAATCCTTGGTGGACTTTAGTTGGTGGTTTCCAATTATTTGTCGGTCTAAAGTTTGAAGTGCTCGGTTATAATATTGCCAATTATACATCTAATAATCTCCTACCAGATCTGAAATTCCCAATATATCAAGCAACAGAGAGTCCCCCCGTAGCAACTCCTACATTTAATCCACCAGGAGGGACTTATGCAAATCCTCAAACAGTAGTAATCAGTTGTACAACACCCAATGCAACAATACTCTATTCAACTGATGGATCAGAGCCAAGCGTAGTTTATACAACTCCGGTAAATATTGAACAGAATACTATGTTAAAGGCAAGAGCAAGTAAATCTGGTCATGAAGATAGTGCCATCGCATCAAGTATTTATTATATCGGAGCTGTAGCAACTCCGACTTTTGATCCACCGGGGGGGACATATAACAATCCGCGTAGCGTTAGAATATACTGTGATACTGCGGGAGCAGCTATCATGTACACGATAGATGGGAGTGAACCTACTCAATATTCTTTGCCTTATTATCCTTTTTTACCTCCTTATTTAACCAGTAACACGACATTGAAAGCTAAAGCGTTTAAACATGGT from Candidatus Cloacimonadota bacterium harbors:
- a CDS encoding chitobiase/beta-hexosaminidase C-terminal domain-containing protein — encoded protein: MKRKLLFFVVVISLVLLFFSCSEKKTTEPDITFEPIITPETVVMEEDVAATIIEVTDEQIILPEGVNPEFYEPGNVIVSGPSEQAPYGLLRKVTDSYEQDGQIVVNTVQATLEDVFDELEFSISRSLKTSDIEKTVLLVDGVEFLEDDKDLLSFPHDINKNINLGSGIMMNVSGNVTLTFNIFFDARINIWQGLHYLEAGAILTQNLNIDFTVNGGFDYSQEIDLVQHYFTPITFFAGVIPIVIVPKAVIVLEIGANGDAAVTVNVNTTGSYIKAGAKYIKPHVPEPIFEPQLVFDQTTHPNLGTSLNIFCGSGPRFEMNLYGVAGPNVKALGFIELEADTTANPWWTLVGGFQLFVGLKFEVLGYNIANYTSNNLLPDLKFPIYQATESPPVATPTFNPPGGTYANPQTVVISCTTPNATILYSTDGSEPSVVYTTPVNIEQNTMLKARASKSGHEDSAIASSIYYIGAVATPTFDPPGGTYNNPRSVRIYCDTAGAAIMYTIDGSEPTQYSLPYYPFLPPYLTSNTTLKAKAFKHGLDPSETAEADYIFQVADPVFNPPGGIYHNYQQVTITCATQGAT